A genomic stretch from Dehalococcoidia bacterium includes:
- a CDS encoding Vms1/Ankzf1 family peptidyl-tRNA hydrolase gives MTTPPASDRANQGAAMRATVLERLPDLLTFDAGDDLVLSVYLNVAPDRQIGRGHEVTFVDLVRQLESQLNPPARECLERESKRVQEALRHRIATGKSVALFSCTPRELWIQLPLPVLVAESVSLGRRPYLRPLLDVLDEHERYAVALVDKEKARLFTIFLGEIDSRATIEDLVPGKHEQGGWSQANFQRHHEAHVYWHLKRVAEGLSVLLRQRPFDRLVLAGPDEATSELRRILPRPLQQRLVATVPAELFLSEQEILEKTRAIEEQVEREAEKRLVDEVIETSANGGRAIYGLGPTVEAVWLGRVHHLLVAEGLRLAGSECPACGWVGVDRPATCPSCGAAPTPFEDIVERLIERTLNEGGRIEIVHGEAERKLRDVAEGLGALLRY, from the coding sequence ATGACGACACCCCCGGCGAGCGACAGAGCGAACCAAGGCGCCGCCATGCGCGCGACCGTGCTGGAGCGGCTGCCCGATCTCCTCACCTTTGACGCTGGCGATGACCTCGTTCTCAGTGTCTACCTGAACGTCGCGCCAGATCGCCAAATTGGCCGCGGCCACGAAGTGACCTTTGTCGACCTCGTCCGGCAGCTTGAGTCGCAGCTTAACCCCCCTGCCCGCGAGTGCCTCGAGCGCGAGTCCAAGCGGGTCCAGGAGGCGCTGCGCCATCGGATTGCGACGGGAAAGAGCGTGGCGCTCTTCAGCTGCACGCCTCGGGAGCTGTGGATTCAGCTGCCCTTGCCGGTCTTGGTCGCGGAAAGCGTCTCGCTCGGCCGCCGGCCGTACCTGCGTCCGCTGCTCGATGTGCTCGATGAGCATGAGCGCTATGCTGTCGCTCTTGTGGACAAGGAGAAGGCGCGGCTGTTCACCATCTTCCTGGGTGAGATCGACTCGCGCGCGACGATCGAAGACCTTGTACCCGGCAAGCATGAACAAGGGGGCTGGTCGCAAGCAAATTTTCAGCGTCACCACGAAGCGCATGTCTATTGGCATCTGAAGCGCGTTGCTGAGGGGCTCTCCGTGCTCTTGCGCCAGCGCCCGTTCGACCGGCTGGTGCTTGCCGGCCCTGACGAAGCGACGAGCGAGCTGCGCCGCATCCTGCCGCGCCCGCTCCAGCAGCGTCTTGTGGCGACTGTGCCTGCCGAACTTTTCCTCAGCGAGCAGGAGATCCTTGAGAAAACCCGAGCGATCGAGGAGCAAGTCGAACGCGAGGCCGAGAAGCGGCTGGTGGACGAGGTGATCGAAACCTCGGCCAACGGCGGGCGGGCAATCTACGGGCTTGGTCCCACGGTCGAGGCGGTCTGGCTCGGCCGCGTTCATCACCTGCTCGTGGCGGAGGGCCTGCGCCTTGCCGGCAGCGAGTGCCCGGCCTGCGGCTGGGTTGGGGTTGACCGCCCCGCGACATGCCCAAGCTGTGGAGCCGCACCGACTCCCTTCGAGGACATCGTCGAGCGGCTGATCGAGCGTACGCTCAACGAGGGCGGCCGCATCGAAATCGTCCACGGAGAAGCGGAACGGAAGCTTCGCGACGTTGCTGAAGGACTGGGCGCCCTGCTTCGCTATTGA
- a CDS encoding ATP-dependent Clp protease proteolytic subunit, with amino-acid sequence MTPLDLLWVFLIAISLQPLVRQQLLTARRWRAFQQLERKRRSRVIGLIHRQETMAFLGFPVSRYIDIQDSEQVLRAVQLTDPTVPIDLILHTPGGLVLAAEQIAHALRAHPAKVTVFVPHYAMSGGTLIALAADEIVMAPHAVLGPLDPQLGQYPAASVLKVVQQKPLAEIDDQTLILADIAEKALRQVEQTVRDLLGDRLPAEQADRLAKTLTSGTWTHDYPIVVEEARALGLPVSTDMPVEVYELMQLYPQAAQRRPSVEYIPLPYGPREREPQRPAPARNFFGAGPR; translated from the coding sequence ATGACACCACTCGATCTCCTCTGGGTCTTTCTGATTGCGATCTCGCTGCAGCCGCTGGTGCGCCAGCAACTATTGACCGCACGGCGATGGCGCGCCTTTCAGCAGCTTGAGCGGAAGCGCCGCAGCCGCGTGATCGGTCTCATCCATCGTCAGGAGACGATGGCGTTTCTCGGCTTTCCGGTCAGCCGCTACATCGATATCCAAGACTCGGAGCAAGTACTGCGCGCGGTCCAGCTGACCGACCCGACTGTGCCGATCGACCTCATTCTCCACACGCCGGGCGGCCTCGTACTCGCGGCCGAGCAGATCGCGCATGCGCTTCGGGCGCATCCGGCGAAGGTGACAGTCTTTGTCCCTCACTACGCAATGAGCGGCGGCACGCTGATTGCACTGGCTGCCGATGAGATCGTAATGGCGCCCCACGCAGTGCTCGGCCCCCTTGACCCCCAGCTTGGGCAGTATCCTGCTGCCTCTGTCCTCAAAGTGGTGCAGCAGAAACCGCTCGCCGAGATCGACGACCAGACACTTATCCTCGCCGATATTGCCGAAAAGGCATTGCGCCAGGTGGAGCAGACGGTGCGCGATCTCCTCGGCGACCGGCTGCCGGCGGAACAAGCGGATCGGTTAGCGAAGACGCTCACCTCCGGAACTTGGACCCACGACTACCCGATCGTTGTCGAAGAGGCGCGAGCGCTGGGGCTGCCGGTGTCGACCGACATGCCGGTTGAGGTCTACGAATTGATGCAGCTCTATCCGCAGGCGGCGCAGCGCCGACCGTCGGTCGAGTATATCCCCCTCCCCTACGGTCCTCGTGAGCGCGAGCCCCAGCGGCCGGCGCCCGCCCGCAATTTCTTTGGGGCGGGACCGCGCTAG
- a CDS encoding PDZ domain-containing protein, whose translation MSEGYFRFPAIHRDSIYFVAEDDLWVVAAEGGRAYRLTSGVGEASRPRVSPDGQLLAFVGREEGPPDIFVMPAEGGPARRLTFQATPCATAAWSPEGEIVYASSFGRPFQRDEWLWSVRPDGGLPRQLPFGPASAIGYGSGGRIVLGRYTADPARWKRYRGGTVGQLWVDADGRGEFTRLPFANANLASPCWVGDRIFFLSDHEGVGNVYSCLPDGSDLRRHSDHEDFYARHLTTDGRRLAYQAGADLYLLDPEEDAPRRLEIRLGSSRTQRNRRFVSAARFLQSASLAPDGGALAITSRGKAFTFGNWEGPVLQHGEPDGVRYRLLSFLNDKRRLVAVAADEGERETLVLFAADGSAPARRFDQLDLGRATALVVSPTDDRLALTNHRNELWVVDLAGDAAEGRLIDRSAFAAIDGVAWSPDGRWLAYGFGDSRLTKRIKLARLEDGATFFATQPVTADVRPAWDPEGKYLYFLGRRDFDPVYDQQQFELSFPKGWRPYVITLRKDLPSPFLPQPKPLAERAPEAGTPEPKETAGGKAHAEAAAGEDDEQKGNSTKKERPPITIDLDGIERRALAFPVPEGRYQQIAGVKGKAIVLAFPVMGARGSDWANGERPQGTLHVFDFDSQRWETLVDGVTSFEVSRDGTALLYRSGERLRVIKAGEKPPEGKEGDKPGRKSGWIDLDRVKVSVRPELEWRQMFREAWRLQREQFWAEDMLGLDWDEVYRRYRPLVDRVTTRSELSDLLWEMQGELGTSHAYEMGGEYRPGPNYAQGFLGVDWERGADGRYRIAAIVQGDPWDPARTSPLNAPGVDVRPGDVVLAINGQPLERATPGELLVNQAGCDVLLTIERDGERRTVTVKAIANERPGRYRDWVEAKRRYVHERSGGRVGYLHVPDMGPEGFAEFHRGYLAEYDHEALIIDVRGNGGGHVSALLLEKLARKRIGYDFPRWSAPEPYPAESPRGPLVALTDEQAGSDGDIFSHAFKLLKLGPLIGKRTWGGVIGISPRHQLADGTVTTQPEYSFWFDDIGWDVENYGTDPDIEVDNTPQDYAAGIDRQLDKAIEVALALLQERPPHTPRPTERPRLPRPQLAPRERRAIPAGP comes from the coding sequence ATGAGCGAGGGCTATTTCCGCTTCCCGGCAATTCACCGGGATTCGATCTACTTCGTTGCCGAGGACGACCTGTGGGTCGTTGCTGCGGAAGGGGGGCGAGCGTATCGGCTGACATCCGGCGTCGGCGAGGCGAGTCGGCCGCGGGTCTCGCCCGACGGGCAGCTTCTCGCCTTCGTCGGCCGGGAGGAAGGGCCGCCCGACATCTTTGTCATGCCTGCAGAAGGCGGACCTGCTCGCCGCCTGACGTTCCAAGCGACCCCGTGCGCTACGGCAGCGTGGTCGCCGGAGGGGGAGATTGTCTACGCCAGCTCCTTCGGCCGCCCGTTTCAGCGCGATGAATGGCTCTGGAGTGTCCGCCCAGACGGCGGGCTGCCGCGCCAACTGCCCTTCGGTCCAGCAAGCGCGATCGGGTATGGAAGCGGCGGGCGGATTGTTCTTGGCCGCTATACCGCCGACCCGGCACGCTGGAAGCGCTATCGCGGCGGCACCGTCGGCCAGCTGTGGGTCGATGCCGACGGCCGCGGCGAGTTCACGCGGCTGCCGTTCGCGAACGCCAATCTCGCCAGTCCCTGCTGGGTCGGCGACCGGATTTTCTTTCTATCCGATCACGAAGGGGTCGGCAACGTCTATTCCTGCCTGCCTGACGGCTCGGATCTGCGCCGCCATAGCGACCATGAGGACTTCTATGCTCGCCACCTGACGACCGACGGCCGGCGGCTCGCCTATCAAGCGGGAGCAGATCTCTACCTGCTCGATCCTGAGGAGGATGCGCCGCGCCGGCTTGAAATTCGTCTGGGCAGTTCGCGCACGCAGCGCAACCGCCGCTTCGTCTCCGCGGCGCGCTTCCTGCAGAGCGCCTCCCTCGCGCCGGATGGCGGCGCGCTCGCGATCACCTCGCGCGGCAAGGCGTTCACGTTCGGCAATTGGGAAGGCCCGGTCCTGCAGCATGGCGAGCCGGACGGCGTCCGCTATCGGCTGCTCAGCTTCCTGAATGACAAGCGGCGCCTCGTGGCGGTGGCAGCGGACGAGGGCGAGCGCGAAACGCTTGTCCTCTTCGCTGCTGACGGCAGCGCGCCCGCCCGCCGCTTCGACCAGCTCGATCTCGGCCGGGCGACCGCCCTCGTCGTCTCGCCGACCGACGACCGCCTCGCCCTGACCAATCATCGAAATGAACTGTGGGTCGTTGACCTCGCAGGCGATGCGGCGGAAGGACGGCTCATCGACCGGAGTGCGTTCGCTGCGATCGACGGCGTTGCCTGGTCGCCGGATGGACGCTGGCTTGCCTACGGGTTCGGCGACAGCAGGCTGACAAAGCGGATCAAGCTGGCGCGGCTAGAGGATGGCGCCACCTTCTTCGCAACTCAGCCGGTGACCGCCGATGTCCGCCCGGCGTGGGATCCCGAAGGCAAGTATCTCTACTTTCTCGGACGGCGCGACTTCGACCCGGTCTATGACCAGCAGCAGTTTGAGCTCTCCTTCCCGAAGGGCTGGCGTCCCTATGTCATCACGCTCCGCAAGGACCTTCCCTCTCCCTTCCTGCCTCAGCCGAAGCCGCTCGCCGAGCGCGCGCCAGAGGCCGGCACGCCCGAGCCGAAGGAGACGGCCGGGGGGAAGGCGCATGCCGAAGCGGCGGCAGGCGAGGACGACGAGCAGAAGGGAAACAGCACCAAGAAGGAGCGGCCGCCGATCACGATCGATCTTGACGGGATCGAGCGGCGCGCGCTGGCGTTTCCAGTTCCCGAGGGCAGATATCAGCAGATTGCGGGGGTCAAAGGGAAGGCGATCGTGCTTGCTTTCCCGGTGATGGGAGCGCGCGGGAGCGACTGGGCGAACGGCGAGCGGCCGCAGGGCACGCTCCATGTCTTCGACTTCGACAGCCAGCGCTGGGAGACCCTCGTTGATGGCGTGACGAGCTTTGAAGTCAGCCGCGACGGCACCGCCCTGCTCTATCGCTCAGGCGAGCGGCTGCGCGTGATCAAAGCGGGCGAGAAACCGCCGGAGGGGAAGGAGGGCGACAAGCCCGGGCGTAAGAGCGGCTGGATTGACCTCGATCGGGTTAAGGTCTCGGTGCGGCCGGAACTGGAGTGGCGGCAGATGTTCCGCGAAGCGTGGCGGCTGCAGCGGGAGCAGTTCTGGGCCGAGGATATGCTCGGGCTCGACTGGGACGAGGTCTATCGCCGCTACCGGCCGCTTGTCGACCGGGTGACGACGCGCTCGGAGCTGTCGGACCTGCTCTGGGAGATGCAGGGAGAGCTCGGCACCTCCCACGCCTATGAGATGGGCGGCGAATATCGCCCCGGGCCGAACTATGCCCAAGGCTTTCTCGGCGTCGATTGGGAACGCGGCGCGGACGGCCGCTATCGGATTGCCGCGATCGTCCAAGGAGACCCCTGGGACCCGGCGCGCACCTCGCCCCTCAACGCGCCGGGAGTGGATGTGCGGCCGGGTGATGTCGTGCTGGCGATTAATGGCCAGCCGCTTGAGCGGGCGACGCCGGGCGAACTGCTGGTCAATCAAGCGGGGTGCGACGTGCTGCTGACGATCGAGCGCGACGGCGAGCGGCGGACGGTGACGGTGAAGGCGATTGCCAATGAACGCCCGGGCCGCTATCGCGACTGGGTCGAGGCGAAACGGCGCTATGTCCACGAGCGCAGCGGCGGGCGCGTCGGCTACCTGCACGTGCCGGACATGGGTCCGGAGGGTTTTGCCGAGTTCCATCGGGGCTATCTCGCCGAGTACGATCACGAGGCACTGATCATCGATGTGCGCGGCAACGGCGGCGGCCATGTTTCGGCGCTGCTGTTGGAGAAGCTGGCGCGCAAGCGCATCGGCTACGACTTTCCGCGGTGGAGCGCGCCCGAGCCGTACCCGGCCGAGTCTCCGCGGGGGCCGCTGGTCGCGCTGACTGACGAGCAGGCCGGCTCCGACGGCGACATCTTCAGCCACGCCTTCAAGCTGCTGAAGCTGGGACCGCTCATCGGCAAGCGCACTTGGGGCGGCGTGATCGGCATCTCGCCGCGGCATCAGCTTGCCGACGGCACGGTAACGACCCAGCCGGAGTACTCCTTCTGGTTCGACGATATCGGCTGGGATGTTGAGAACTACGGCACCGACCCCGACATCGAAGTCGACAACACGCCGCAGGATTATGCCGCCGGCATTGACCGCCAGCTCGATAAGGCGATCGAGGTCGCGCTCGCGCTGCTGCAGGAGCGGCCGCCGCACACGCCCCGCCCGACCGAGCGGCCGCGCCTGCCGCGTCCGCAGCTCGCCCCGCGCGAGCGCCGCGCCATCCCCGCGGGACCGTAG